One Opisthocomus hoazin isolate bOpiHoa1 chromosome 25, bOpiHoa1.hap1, whole genome shotgun sequence DNA window includes the following coding sequences:
- the ELF3 gene encoding ETS-related transcription factor Elf-3, whose protein sequence is MAGSCEISNIFSNYISAMYQPDEVQPTLDVLGPPGDGGSLGLSLPSSQPPAQGTDKPEWFGELPYFWTKVQVLEWISYHVEKNKYDASSIDFSCCNMDGYALCHCSRDQMRLIFGPLGDELYDRLHEITSDELNWIIDLLEKEDATSQETLLDCSHLELGNPCAKDSLEDTKPTNPFLSTDFTYLPGAMSPGSSDVSGPVMSHSPNSQDSGGSDLDLDAAEAKLFPDDGFAGSKKGDSKHSKRKRGRPRKLSKESRDCLESRKSKHSPRGTHLWEFIRDILIHPELNEGLMKWEDRREGVFKFLRSEAVAQLWGQKKKNSSMTYEKLSRAMRYYYKREILERVDGRRLVYKFGKNSSGWKEEEVLNRNKEL, encoded by the exons ATGGCGGGATCTTGCGAGATCAGCAACATCTTCTCGAACTACATCAGCGCCATGTACCAGCCGGACGAGGTGCAGCCGACCCTGGACGTGCTGGGACCCCCCGGGGACGGCGGCAGCCTGGGGCTGagcctccccagcagccagcccccgGCACAGGGCACCG ACAAGCCGGAGTGGTTCGGCGAGCTCCCGTACTTCTGGACCAAGGTGCAGGTGCTGGAGTGGATCAGCTACCACGTGGAGAAGAACAAGTACGACGCCAGCTCCATCGACTTCTCGTGCTGCAACATGGACGGGTACGCGCTCTGCCACTGCAGCAGGGACCAGATGCGCCTCATCTTCGGGCCCCTGGGGGACGAGCTCTACGACCGCCTGCACGAGATCA CCTCTGACGAGCTGAACTGGATCATTGACTTGCTGGAAAAAGAGGATGCGACTTCCCAAGAGACCCTCCTGGACTGCAGCCACCTGG AGCTGGGAAACCCCTGTGCCAAGGACTCCCTGGAGGACACGAAGCCCACAAACCCTTTCCTATCCACAGACTTCACCTACTTGCCTGGTGCCATGTCCCCAGGCAGCTCCGATGTCTCAG GGCCTGTGATGTCCCACAGCCCCAACTCCCAGGACTCCGGTGGAAGTGACCTCGACCTTGACGCTGCGGAAGCAAAGCTCTTCCCTGACG ATGGCTTTGCAGGGAGCAAGAAAGGGGACAGCAAACACAGCAAGCGGAAACGGGGACGGCCCCGAAAACTCAGCAAGGAGAGCAGAGACTGCCTGGAGAGCCGGAAGAGCAAGCACT CCCCAAGAGGCACCCACCTGTGGGAGTTCATCCGGGACATTCTGATCCACCCCGAGCTGAACGAGGGGCTGATGAAGTGGGAGGATCGGCGGGAAGGTGTCTTCAAGTTCCTGCGCTCAGAAGCAGTGGCTCAGCTCTGGggccagaagaagaaaaacagcagcatgaCCTACGAGAAGCTGAGCCGAGCCATGCG ATATTACTACAAGCGAGAGATCCTGGAGAGAGTCGATGGGCGACGGCTGGTGTACAAGTTTGGGAAGAACTCCAGcggctggaaggaggaggaggtgctcaacAGGAACAAGGAGCTGTAG